A part of Bacteroidia bacterium genomic DNA contains:
- a CDS encoding RICIN domain-containing protein, which yields MMKSSFLAVIGVMLGIFSMGAALAQPVKIQSNLPKTTTATTMATSIEDGIYFIKIANTGKYLGVAGIDPQNGAAVIQWDYADLDNHKFELKNNTNGQFTLKAMHSKRFLNVADQSVDDNAPVIQWDYVNQENLLFRLMKNPAGDGFYVRCEQSKKYWHIYGGQTNTANAAPLVQFSGPGATFIFERVPGSGSLFDVKGQTSDLNSVLSKTIKKTRTTSDGLTLTSTYYISEPVIQHSIPRNNLSGKARSSEPRPVDSGDIECETAYIRISLDDNSFMTADIASQLSEIIPGSVFNILDFLNGSWNRQTDLLQPITLSADVKNVIAGGYVNQEVESPTVPHLRQAIANLYGQFSADPSKQTNLSYNATIKEVHNEADFQLQIGANAHYLAYSLENLFNFQQNAKRTYLLLDITKLMFTIDAHGKAGSFFSDELLNQDPNMVYLKRADYGMRILASVETSESLEVIANKLNIEVNALVAGAGVDLGILSRELSRETTVKMFVVGGQSRDIVPAYSLDDLKSKVETMVRNLTYHTSQPIKYTIATTRDNYIVNYHSATDEFIRQRCVPPAVKSRGQTVSFGGLMMQADPRANGDVEMYGKVWVMAYQADGKEIPALRGQNMLMDISGENSIDLEEPGSQIVPGSTAKYILPPGTAEGAWFEIYFSLFEKDANPDYAYADGDDDHFTFLYMDNTKTCETGNYSRRLCMKKIYLSELMGASPYQGMESFGWDGDIVKMIRLDISVVPL from the coding sequence ATGATGAAATCGTCTTTTTTAGCTGTGATAGGCGTGATGCTGGGAATATTCAGCATGGGAGCCGCTTTAGCCCAACCGGTAAAAATTCAATCCAACCTCCCCAAAACAACCACCGCCACGACAATGGCAACATCCATTGAGGATGGGATTTATTTTATCAAAATTGCCAATACAGGTAAATATCTCGGTGTGGCAGGCATTGATCCCCAAAATGGCGCAGCTGTCATTCAGTGGGATTATGCAGACCTCGACAACCACAAATTTGAGTTAAAAAACAATACCAACGGCCAGTTTACGCTCAAAGCTATGCACAGTAAGCGGTTTTTGAACGTCGCGGATCAGTCCGTAGATGATAATGCGCCAGTCATCCAATGGGATTATGTAAATCAGGAAAATCTATTATTCCGGCTTATGAAAAACCCGGCAGGAGATGGGTTTTATGTACGTTGTGAGCAGTCTAAAAAGTACTGGCATATCTATGGAGGCCAGACAAATACCGCAAATGCTGCCCCGCTGGTTCAGTTTAGTGGCCCTGGAGCTACCTTTATTTTTGAGAGAGTGCCGGGTTCCGGAAGCCTGTTTGATGTAAAAGGGCAAACGTCAGACCTTAACTCGGTACTCTCAAAAACTATCAAAAAAACCCGCACTACCAGTGATGGTTTAACACTCACCTCCACCTACTATATCTCCGAGCCAGTTATCCAACATTCGATACCGAGAAACAACCTTTCGGGAAAAGCCCGATCAAGCGAACCCCGACCTGTGGATAGTGGTGATATCGAATGCGAAACCGCCTATATACGAATCAGCCTCGACGACAATAGTTTTATGACCGCAGATATCGCCAGTCAGCTTTCCGAAATTATTCCCGGATCGGTGTTTAATATCCTTGATTTTCTCAACGGATCATGGAATCGCCAGACCGATCTTTTACAACCTATCACTCTTTCTGCCGACGTAAAAAACGTAATTGCCGGGGGGTATGTCAATCAGGAAGTAGAGAGCCCAACTGTGCCACATTTGCGCCAGGCAATCGCCAATCTTTACGGGCAATTTTCAGCAGATCCCTCCAAACAGACCAATCTGAGTTATAATGCCACTATTAAAGAAGTCCACAATGAAGCTGACTTTCAGCTTCAGATCGGCGCCAATGCACACTATCTCGCTTACAGCCTCGAAAACTTGTTCAACTTTCAACAAAACGCCAAACGCACCTATCTGCTTCTGGACATCACCAAACTCATGTTCACGATAGATGCGCATGGAAAAGCGGGAAGCTTTTTTTCGGATGAATTGCTGAATCAAGACCCTAATATGGTATATCTCAAACGCGCTGATTATGGCATGCGGATTCTGGCAAGTGTGGAGACATCCGAGTCATTGGAAGTAATTGCCAACAAACTGAATATAGAAGTGAATGCGCTGGTAGCTGGTGCGGGGGTAGATTTGGGGATCCTTAGTCGAGAACTCTCCCGCGAAACAACAGTCAAAATGTTTGTGGTAGGTGGTCAATCCCGGGATATTGTACCTGCATATAGCCTCGACGACCTGAAAAGCAAAGTGGAAACCATGGTACGCAACCTCACCTATCACACTTCGCAGCCGATCAAATATACCATTGCCACCACCCGTGACAACTATATTGTCAACTATCACTCTGCTACGGATGAGTTTATCAGGCAGCGGTGCGTACCTCCCGCAGTAAAAAGCCGGGGGCAAACCGTTTCTTTTGGCGGGTTGATGATGCAAGCCGACCCCAGAGCAAATGGCGATGTAGAGATGTACGGTAAGGTTTGGGTAATGGCCTATCAGGCGGATGGAAAGGAAATCCCGGCACTCCGGGGCCAGAATATGCTTATGGATATAAGCGGAGAAAACAGCATTGATCTGGAAGAACCAGGGAGTCAGATTGTGCCGGGCAGTACTGCAAAATATATACTCCCCCCCGGCACCGCAGAAGGCGCCTGGTTTGAAATCTACTTTTCCTTATTTGAAAAGGATGCGAATCCTGACTACGCGTACGCCGACGGAGACGACGATCATTTCACATTTTTGTACATGGACAATACCAAAACCTGTGAGACAGGCAACTACAGCCGAAGGCTTTGTATGAAAAAGATATATCTGTCCGAACTAATGGGCGCATCTCCCTATCAGGGTATGGAAAGTTTTGGCTGGGATGGCGACATAGTAAAAATGATCCGTCTGGATATTTCTGTGGTTCCACTTTAA
- the xerD gene encoding site-specific tyrosine recombinase XerD, which produces MISWTQAKKEYSQYLTIERGIAENSKEAYLSDLERYIFYARQILQKDSPDEISLDNLREFLTWLVQDCFLSERSLARNISTIRSFHGFLLADGATAEDPGQLLEMPRFGRKLPQVLSVPELEKLFSVIDLSDDRGIRNRAMLEILYSSGLRVSELVGLELSRIYFEEGFLRILGKGNKERLVPVGQPALAFLREYLSQVRLNLRITRGHEDFVFLNSRGSQLSRVSVFLIIKDLAHIAGIKKSISPHTFRHSFATHLIEGGADLRAVQEMLGHESITTTEIYLHMDREYLREVHALYHPRK; this is translated from the coding sequence ATGATCTCCTGGACACAGGCAAAAAAAGAATATTCCCAATATCTGACGATCGAAAGAGGGATCGCCGAAAACTCTAAGGAAGCGTATCTCAGCGACCTGGAAAGGTATATCTTTTATGCCCGGCAGATACTTCAAAAGGATTCTCCTGATGAGATTTCGCTGGACAACTTACGGGAGTTTCTCACCTGGCTGGTTCAGGATTGTTTTCTCAGTGAACGCTCACTTGCCCGCAACATCTCCACCATCCGTTCCTTCCATGGATTTTTGCTGGCCGACGGTGCTACCGCTGAAGATCCCGGTCAATTACTGGAAATGCCGCGATTTGGGCGAAAGTTGCCTCAGGTTTTGAGTGTACCTGAATTGGAAAAGCTGTTTTCGGTCATTGATCTTTCTGATGATCGTGGCATACGAAACCGTGCCATGCTGGAAATTTTGTATTCTTCCGGGTTGAGGGTTTCAGAACTGGTCGGTCTTGAGCTGTCCCGTATTTATTTTGAAGAAGGTTTCCTGCGTATCCTCGGCAAAGGAAATAAAGAGCGACTTGTACCTGTCGGGCAGCCAGCCCTGGCCTTCCTTCGCGAGTATCTTTCACAAGTAAGACTGAACCTCAGGATCACCCGGGGGCATGAAGATTTTGTTTTTCTCAACAGCCGGGGATCCCAACTCTCCCGTGTGTCTGTATTTCTGATTATTAAAGATCTCGCTCATATAGCTGGTATAAAAAAAAGCATTAGCCCGCATACATTCCGGCACTCATTCGCTACGCATCTTATAGAGGGGGGAGCCGATCTCCGGGCTGTACAGGAAATGTTGGGACACGAATCCATTACAACTACCGAAATTTACCTCCATATGGATCGCGAATATTTACGCGAAGTACATGCGTTGTATCACCCCCGTAAATAA
- a CDS encoding histidine kinase → MRILRLMTWFVLLLGVMPLIAFSQSHLLDSLLKTLAVVSGDQQKVIILNQIADSYLNIQDISQSRQYADSAFLLADRLGYVPGKADALLMISHQLFFLDSLDTALEKVCLAKELSEAENYVSGTAKAYIEQGNLLLRKNDHLGSRESFRSAYQLLEMNPDKSTVIPALGGISDTYMKEGRVEEALDTLLLAYRIAENITDTFLLARLAYSITGIYLNISENPGRGIGLGRKGVEFSGRIGNVILQCLAASNLGKMYVRLHNPDSALFYLKIALDLEQKLPDPSWLVTAWETMADLETSKENYAEATYWLLKALEQEPPDEAGYYSDKGIYILSHLGNLYLKMNAFKTAETYLKSALRSYTPPNPRISMNLYEGLNHLYEQSGNSANALHYYKLFIAARDSVYNEENIRRMARTELTHEFEIRRNRELLQQQRELAIRDAKTRQQWIIFTFVMLGIVGTGILGFYSYRQRQKRHRIELELASLRAQMNPHFIFNCLNSIYRYTREGDIDTAGKYLQKFSRLLRLVLENSRLEKITLARDLEALRLYVDIEALRFKEKLKVSFTISPEIDQGFLKIPPMLIQPYVENAIWHGLMHRDAGGEIMIAISQPTEDRLLVEVVDNGVGRAAAAEIEGKSTRNYTSLGSQITEERLKKTRMSKHNMKLETTDLLDNMGNAAGTKVVIEIPV, encoded by the coding sequence ATGAGGATTTTGAGGCTAATGACTTGGTTTGTGTTGCTGTTGGGGGTAATGCCCCTTATCGCTTTTTCTCAATCTCACTTGCTGGATTCTCTGCTAAAAACCCTTGCAGTGGTCAGTGGCGACCAGCAGAAAGTGATAATATTAAACCAGATAGCGGATTCTTATCTGAATATCCAGGATATCAGTCAAAGCCGCCAATATGCCGACAGCGCCTTTCTGCTTGCTGACAGGCTGGGGTATGTACCGGGAAAAGCAGACGCACTGTTGATGATCTCCCATCAACTATTTTTTTTGGACAGTCTGGATACCGCATTGGAAAAAGTCTGTCTGGCAAAAGAGTTATCCGAAGCTGAAAATTATGTTTCCGGAACTGCCAAAGCCTATATTGAGCAGGGCAATCTTCTGCTTCGGAAAAATGACCACCTGGGCTCACGGGAATCTTTTCGGAGTGCTTACCAGTTGCTGGAAATGAATCCGGACAAATCGACGGTGATACCGGCCTTAGGAGGCATTTCAGATACCTATATGAAAGAGGGTAGGGTGGAAGAGGCCCTCGATACGCTACTGCTCGCCTATCGGATTGCCGAAAATATCACCGATACTTTTTTGCTGGCAAGGTTGGCATATTCTATCACCGGTATTTATCTCAATATATCCGAAAACCCCGGCCGAGGGATTGGGCTGGGACGAAAAGGCGTGGAGTTTTCAGGGCGAATTGGAAATGTTATTCTTCAATGTCTCGCTGCTTCTAATTTGGGTAAAATGTATGTAAGGCTTCATAATCCGGATAGTGCCTTATTTTACCTCAAAATAGCACTTGATTTAGAGCAAAAACTACCTGATCCCTCCTGGCTGGTAACGGCGTGGGAGACAATGGCAGATTTGGAAACATCAAAAGAAAATTACGCAGAAGCGACGTACTGGCTGTTAAAAGCTTTGGAACAGGAGCCGCCCGATGAAGCCGGGTACTATTCGGATAAAGGCATTTATATCCTGTCTCACCTGGGAAATCTTTATCTGAAAATGAATGCATTTAAGACCGCTGAAACCTACCTGAAATCTGCGCTCAGAAGTTATACCCCCCCCAATCCGCGGATAAGCATGAACCTATATGAAGGGTTGAACCATTTATACGAACAGTCTGGAAACTCTGCCAATGCATTGCATTATTACAAACTGTTTATTGCTGCACGGGACAGTGTCTATAACGAAGAAAATATACGGCGTATGGCTCGTACCGAACTGACCCATGAGTTTGAAATCCGTAGAAACCGCGAATTGTTACAGCAACAGCGTGAACTGGCAATACGTGATGCAAAAACCCGGCAGCAGTGGATTATCTTTACTTTTGTGATGTTGGGTATTGTCGGAACAGGAATACTGGGGTTTTACAGTTACCGCCAAAGGCAGAAACGCCATCGTATCGAACTGGAGCTTGCCAGTCTTCGCGCTCAAATGAATCCCCACTTTATTTTTAATTGCCTCAACTCTATCTACCGCTATACCCGCGAAGGTGATATTGACACTGCCGGGAAATACCTTCAGAAGTTTAGCCGGTTGTTGCGCCTGGTATTGGAAAATAGCCGGCTGGAAAAAATTACGCTCGCAAGAGATTTGGAAGCGCTACGGTTATATGTAGACATTGAGGCTTTGCGATTTAAGGAAAAGCTGAAGGTGTCCTTCACCATCAGCCCGGAAATAGATCAGGGTTTCCTTAAAATTCCTCCTATGCTTATTCAGCCTTATGTGGAAAATGCAATTTGGCATGGCCTCATGCATCGCGATGCTGGCGGTGAAATCATGATCGCAATCAGCCAGCCCACTGAAGACAGGCTCCTGGTTGAAGTCGTGGATAATGGCGTGGGCAGAGCGGCAGCAGCCGAGATCGAAGGCAAATCTACCCGAAATTATACTAGCCTCGGATCACAGATTACGGAGGAGCGATTGAAAAAAACCCGCATGTCCAAACACAATATGAAACTCGAAACTACGGATTTGTTGGATAATATGGGAAACGCAGCCGGAACCAAAGTAGTGATTGAAATTCCGGTTTAA
- the aroQ gene encoding type II 3-dehydroquinate dehydratase gives MKILIINGPNLNMLGRREPDIYGKETFEDILGELKERFAQIEILYFQSNHEGDLVERIQKTLDENLAGLIVNMGAYTHYSYAIFDALNMVKIPKVEVHLSHLYSREPFRHKSVISPACQGMISGFGKMGYRMAIEWLVEKN, from the coding sequence ATGAAAATACTGATCATCAACGGGCCAAATCTCAATATGCTGGGCAGGCGAGAACCCGATATTTATGGTAAAGAAACATTCGAGGACATATTAGGCGAGTTGAAAGAACGGTTTGCTCAGATTGAAATACTTTATTTTCAGTCCAACCACGAGGGCGATCTTGTGGAGAGGATTCAAAAAACACTTGACGAAAATCTAGCAGGGCTCATCGTAAATATGGGAGCCTATACGCATTATAGTTACGCTATTTTCGATGCGCTCAATATGGTAAAAATACCGAAAGTAGAAGTTCATCTTTCCCATCTTTACAGCAGAGAGCCATTCAGACATAAGTCTGTTATCAGTCCGGCATGTCAGGGCATGATTTCTGGTTTTGGGAAAATGGGTTACCGAATGGCGATAGAATGGTTGGTGGAGAAAAACTAG
- a CDS encoding LytTR family DNA-binding domain-containing protein has product MKAIIIDDESDAVEALHITLMETCPEVAVAGKFTDSVKGLASIRATDPDLVFLDIEMPKMNGFQLLEELGDFRFNLIFTTAYDRFAVKAFRFSAIDYLLKPINPEELKSAVEKAGQKFLTEKKQLELLRRQLYTQDSRRFDKIALPYAHGYTFVELSDILYCESDSSYTRFYLATGEIYLITKTLGNVEEMLEGSDFFRIHKQYLVNMRRIQRYVRNDGGYVIMPNGVSIPISRSKRDEFSELFTRF; this is encoded by the coding sequence ATGAAAGCAATCATTATTGATGATGAATCGGATGCCGTGGAGGCACTCCATATTACCTTGATGGAAACCTGCCCTGAGGTTGCCGTTGCAGGCAAGTTTACGGATTCTGTGAAAGGTCTGGCCAGTATTCGGGCAACAGATCCGGATCTGGTTTTTCTGGATATTGAAATGCCTAAGATGAATGGATTCCAGCTTCTCGAAGAACTGGGTGATTTTCGGTTTAATTTGATCTTCACCACGGCATATGATCGGTTCGCCGTAAAAGCTTTTCGGTTTAGCGCAATAGATTATCTGTTGAAACCCATTAATCCCGAAGAGTTGAAGTCAGCGGTGGAAAAAGCGGGGCAAAAATTTCTGACTGAAAAAAAACAACTGGAACTGCTGCGCCGTCAACTCTATACTCAGGATAGCCGCCGCTTCGACAAGATCGCGCTTCCCTATGCGCATGGTTATACTTTTGTCGAACTATCCGATATCTTATACTGTGAATCGGACAGTAGTTACACGCGCTTTTATCTCGCCACCGGCGAAATTTACCTGATCACCAAAACGCTGGGCAATGTCGAGGAAATGCTGGAAGGCAGTGATTTTTTTCGCATTCATAAACAATACCTGGTCAATATGCGGCGGATTCAGCGTTATGTGCGCAACGACGGTGGTTATGTCATTATGCCCAACGGCGTCAGCATTCCCATTTCTCGTAGCAAAAGAGATGAATTCTCCGAATTGTTTACGCGCTTTTGA
- a CDS encoding PIG-L deacetylase family protein: MDVLLILAHADDETLGAGGFVRKLSRKGHSVRLVVVSDAIVAMRPENSDNRLALDKACQILGIESYHSIGFRDQQFDTYPVAAIANALSEKMGTPDLIITHSPKDLNRDHRQVYEAVMILTRPRGRQVTVLACEIPFVAAWNQQPFAPQLFVDISESLEEKIKAFEVYSNEIRTFPDPYSSEGLRTLARYRGMESGYHAAEAFEIVRMFSPVFSL, from the coding sequence ATGGATGTATTACTTATTCTCGCTCACGCCGATGATGAAACCCTGGGGGCCGGTGGATTCGTTCGTAAACTCTCCCGTAAAGGTCATTCAGTGAGGCTGGTCGTTGTTTCTGATGCCATTGTGGCCATGCGCCCGGAAAACTCTGACAATCGCCTCGCGCTAGATAAAGCCTGTCAGATATTAGGCATCGAAAGTTATCATTCCATCGGCTTTCGGGACCAGCAGTTTGATACTTATCCTGTCGCAGCAATTGCAAATGCCCTCAGCGAAAAAATGGGTACCCCCGATCTGATTATCACCCATTCCCCCAAAGATCTCAACCGCGACCACCGGCAAGTGTATGAAGCAGTCATGATTCTCACACGCCCAAGAGGAAGACAGGTGACTGTACTTGCCTGTGAGATTCCCTTTGTGGCGGCATGGAACCAGCAACCCTTCGCGCCTCAGTTGTTTGTGGATATTTCAGAATCTTTGGAAGAAAAAATCAAAGCTTTTGAGGTCTACTCTAATGAAATCCGCACGTTCCCTGATCCTTATTCTTCCGAAGGCCTGCGCACACTGGCCCGTTATAGGGGTATGGAATCAGGTTATCATGCCGCAGAGGCTTTTGAAATTGTCAGGATGTTTTCACCTGTTTTTTCACTGTAA